A region from the Chitinivibrionales bacterium genome encodes:
- the spoVG gene encoding septation regulator SpoVG, which translates to MDITEVRITLRNEEKLKAFASITFDDCFVVRGLKVINGSQGYFVSMPSRKRKDGSYQDVAHPINNEMRKKIEDKVLDAFENELNKSGAAQTVTKAPSPAEEEDFDMDDEAAKAEH; encoded by the coding sequence GTGGATATCACAGAGGTCAGAATAACGCTTCGGAACGAAGAAAAGCTCAAGGCGTTTGCCAGCATCACGTTCGACGATTGTTTTGTGGTGCGCGGGTTGAAGGTTATCAACGGCTCGCAGGGGTATTTCGTGTCCATGCCTTCCCGGAAAAGGAAAGACGGCAGCTACCAGGACGTCGCCCACCCCATCAACAACGAGATGAGAAAGAAAATCGAAGACAAGGTCCTTGATGCCTTTGAAAACGAACTTAACAAATCCGGGGCCGCGCAGACGGTTACCAAGGCGCCGAGTCCGGCCGAGGAAGAGGATTTTGACATGGATGACGAGGCGGCAAAGGCGGAGCATTGA